The stretch of DNA AAACAAAATAACGGAACGCTATAATTTTTCAATAAGGACTAATGAAAACAAAAAATTATTGTTGCGAAAACTGTAACGATAATCTCAAAACCGCGATCCCCGGAAAAAAGGCTAAAACTATAAGGGCACCTCTTGTCATAATCATTTTACTCTTTGTAATATCAGGTATATATTTTTTTAACGATAAACAACATCTAAGTACTCTTATTCTACTTTTATCTTACCTAATCCTGGCTGAACCGATCATAAAAAACGCAATAAATAGTTTAATAAAAAAAGAGCCCTTTAATGAATATACCCTTATGACCATAGCTACTTTTGGTGCGATACTTATAGGTGAAATAACTGAAGCCACTTTAGTAGCCCTCTTTTATAGAATCGGTGAATTACTGCAAAATATCTCAATAAATAAATCTAAGGAAAGAATAAGAGCAATCCTTGAATTAAAACCTAACTTTGCAAATTTAAAAAAAGAAGGCACTATAGTGAGGGTAAAACCTGAAGATGTAAAAAAAGGAGATATAATAGTTGTAAAACCCGGAGAAAAAGTACCTCTCGATGGGATTATAATAAAGGGCGAATCAACAGTTGATACATCACCCTTAACAGGAGAATCTATACCAAGACTTTATAAAAAAGGAGATGAAATATTAGCAGGTGTTATAAACAAAGATGGACTACTCGAAATAAAAGTAACTAAAGAGTTTAAAGAATCAAGTATATCAAGAATACTTGAACTTATAGAGAAAGCAAGAGAAAGAAAGGCAAACCCCGAAAAATTTATTACCAAGTTTTCTAAATACTATACACCCTTTGTTACTCTTTCAGCAATAATTTTTGCATTTGGAGCACCTCTTGTTTCTAATTTGAACTTAAATGAATCTATCTATAGAGCTCTTGTAATTCTTGTTATATCTTGCCCCTGTGCACTTGTAATAAGTGTACCCCTTTCTTACTTTATAGCACTTGGAAGTTGCTCAAAAAACGGTATCTTAGTAAAGGGCTCAAATTACCTTGATACAATAGGCGATATAAAACTTTTTGTATTTGACAAAACCGGTACATTAACAAAGGGAGTATTTAAAGTTAAAGATGTTGTAAACTTAAACGGATTTAGTAAAGAAGAGATTATTAAACTTTCAGCTCTTGCCGAGCATAGCTCTAATCACCCTATCGCAAAAGCAATAATTGATTATTACGGAAAAAAGATAAAAGATGTTGAATATGAAGAGTTCCAGGAAAAATCTGGACTTGGAATAAAGGCAAAAATAAAGGGTAAAAATATACTTATTGGTAGTGATAGATTCTTACACGAAAATAATATAAAACATGAAATATGCCAGGGAGAGGGGACTACCGTCCATGTAGTTATTGATAATGTTCACGCTGGTTATTTTTCTATAACTGATGAGATAAGAAAGGAAGCTGAAGACTTAATAAACAGCTTGAAGAAACTTAAGATAAAAACTGGAATGTTAACTGGTGATAGAAAAGTTTTAGCAGAGACTATCTCAAAAAATTTAAAATTGGACTTTTTTAAGGCAGAACTTTTACCTCAAGAAAAGGCAAGAGAAATTGAGAATCTGAGAAAAAATTATAAGGTCTCATTTGTAGGGGATGGAATAAACGACGCCGCAGCTATAGCAGTTTCTGATGTGGGTATTGCTATGGGAGCTATGGGCCAAGACTTAGCTATAGAAAGCTCAGACATTGTCATTATGGATGATAACCTATCAAAAATTAAAAAACTAATAAATATATCAAAAGAAACTAAAAGAATCGTATTAACAAACATAATCCTTGCAATTTCAATAAAGGCAATATTTGTTTACCTGGGATTTATGGGATTAGCAAAGATGTGGGAGGCTATATTCGCCGATATGGGTGTCTCTATATTAACTACACTCAACTCAATGAGAATCATAAAATCTTAAATTAGATCAATGAGTAATCATCAACACCTCTAATTCCACAATTTGAAAAATTTTAACTAATTTAAATTTGAAATTAATAAAAATTTAAGTTATAATATACTTCGGTTCAATTCCAAAAAAATTAGAGCAAACATGAAAAAATTAATAACTTTAGTTTTTATATTTACATTAGGGTTAAAAGATCGTGAACATCCTGGAGTCATTGAGAAAATAAGGCCTGATGATGTTAGAAAAGCAATTACCGATTACATAAATAAAGACATTAAACTTAAGGGAGGATACTTTTTAATATGGGATAAAGAAATAAAACAAGTTTGGAGATTAAACTTTAAGGAACTCCATAAAGAAGTAAGGGTTTTAAGTGACGGAACTTACTTTATGTGTGCAGATTTTAAAGAAACAGATGGAGAAAAAAACTCTTGATTTAGACTTCTGGCTAAAGGAAGAAAAAAGAAGGCTTGAGGTAACGGACATTAAAATTCATAAAGTAAGTGGTAAAGAAAGATTTAAATACGAAGTGAAAAAATTAAAGAATTAAAATGAACAAGGTCTTTATAAGGGGTAAACCCCTAACTCTTGAAGGAGAGATACCTCAGATAAATCAGAGGGCTCCCTACTTTGTTGCCCTCGATGAGAACTTTTCTTCAAAGACTCTTGATGATTTTAAAGGAAAAATAAAGATAATCTCTTCTGTTCCCTCACTTGATACACCAGTTTGCTCTAACGAAACAAAAAAACTATCTGAACTTATAAAGAAATTTCCAGAAAAAGATTATGTTTTTATCACCATCAGCATGGATCTACCCTTTGCACAAAAGAGATGGTGTGGACTTAGTGAAGTAAATAACGTAATTACACTCTCAGATTTTAAAGAAAAAAGCTTTGGCCAAAACTATGGAGTCCTTATAAAAGAAAATGGCCTACTTGCAAGATGTGTCTTTATCATTGATAAAGATAACATAATAAAATACATACAACTTGTCAATGAAATAACTAATGAACCAGACTACGATGACATAGAAAAAAATTTAAGAGAAGTTAAATAAATTTAATTAATTATTATGATTTTGCTTTTTTTATTGATTAACCTTGATACATTAAAATTTGAACTTAAATATAAAGTTCATCTATGGGATATTCCAAAAGAGTCAGAACTGAAGCTCTGGATTCCCTTGCCCCTTGAAAATCAAGACCAAAAAATACTTAAGGGATAAATAAAAACTCCAGTAAAGTACAAGAGAACAAAAGAAAAAAATTTGGAAACAGAATATTATTTATCAAAAGCAAAAACAGGAGTGAAATAGATATAGAATTAAACTTTTTAGTTCTTAGATACGAATCAAAAGGAATAAAATGGGACGTTAAAGATTTATCAATTTTTCTTCAATCCGATAAACTTGTTCCAATTAACGATAGTGTAACTAAAATAGCTAAAAAAATTGTTAAAGATATTGAAACTGAAGATAACTTAACAAAGGCAAGAAAACTATACGACTTTATTATTGAATATATGACTTATAGTAAAGAAGGTGAAAAATGGGGAAGGGGTGATTTTTGGTATACCTGTGACTATAGAAAGGGAAACTGTACAGATTATCATTCTTTCTTTATAGGTCTTTCAAGAAGCTTAAAAATACCATCCTTCTTTGAAATTGGACTATCTATTCCAGAGGGGAAAGAAGGCAAAATATATGGATACCATTGTTGGGCCTATTTTTACAGTGAACCTCTTTGGATACCAGTAGATATATCAGAGGCAGATAAAAAAGCCAGCTTAAGAGATTATTACTTTGGAAAACTTGATCCAAGAAGGATAGCCTTTACAAGGGGCAGAGATATAATTTTTGAACCTCCACAAAAGGGAGAACCCTTAAACTATTTTATTTTCCCCTACGCTGAATTAGACGGAAAGGAATTTAAAAACATAAAATTTGAAATCAACTATAAAATACTTAATTAAAATCTAAAAAACTTTATAAAATTTTACATAGCTTAATCTTTCATCATGAGGATTTACCTTTTCAACTTCTTCCCAAAGCACTAAAGCATCTTCTGTTTTACCCTGATGGAAAAGCTTAATCGAGAAACTCATCAGCTCCTCATACAATTTGTTATCAATCTTTATTAAATCAAGAAGTCTTTCTTTCATTTTCTCTACCTCTTCAAGTGGAAAAATTTTTAAAGATTTACTAACTAATAAAAGTGCCTCAATGTATCTTTTATTTTTTTCCATAGATAAAGCCTCTTCATAAAAGGTCTTTGTCTTTTCCTTAAGCTTACCCTCTATTCTTGTTTTCATTACAATTAACTCCGAAGAGAAAACCCCTTCTGATTCAATTTCGGTAATTGCAGAGTATGCTTTCTCATAAAACTCACTTCTAAAATAAAAATCAAGAGCCCTCTCATTAGACTTAATTTTTCTTTCCCTCTTTTCCTCACATATCTTTATA from Candidatus Hydrothermales bacterium encodes:
- a CDS encoding heavy metal translocating P-type ATPase, which translates into the protein MKTKNYCCENCNDNLKTAIPGKKAKTIRAPLVIIILLFVISGIYFFNDKQHLSTLILLLSYLILAEPIIKNAINSLIKKEPFNEYTLMTIATFGAILIGEITEATLVALFYRIGELLQNISINKSKERIRAILELKPNFANLKKEGTIVRVKPEDVKKGDIIVVKPGEKVPLDGIIIKGESTVDTSPLTGESIPRLYKKGDEILAGVINKDGLLEIKVTKEFKESSISRILELIEKARERKANPEKFITKFSKYYTPFVTLSAIIFAFGAPLVSNLNLNESIYRALVILVISCPCALVISVPLSYFIALGSCSKNGILVKGSNYLDTIGDIKLFVFDKTGTLTKGVFKVKDVVNLNGFSKEEIIKLSALAEHSSNHPIAKAIIDYYGKKIKDVEYEEFQEKSGLGIKAKIKGKNILIGSDRFLHENNIKHEICQGEGTTVHVVIDNVHAGYFSITDEIRKEAEDLINSLKKLKIKTGMLTGDRKVLAETISKNLKLDFFKAELLPQEKAREIENLRKNYKVSFVGDGINDAAAIAVSDVGIAMGAMGQDLAIESSDIVIMDDNLSKIKKLINISKETKRIVLTNIILAISIKAIFVYLGFMGLAKMWEAIFADMGVSILTTLNSMRIIKS
- a CDS encoding transglutaminase-like domain-containing protein; its protein translation is MVKDIETEDNLTKARKLYDFIIEYMTYSKEGEKWGRGDFWYTCDYRKGNCTDYHSFFIGLSRSLKIPSFFEIGLSIPEGKEGKIYGYHCWAYFYSEPLWIPVDISEADKKASLRDYYFGKLDPRRIAFTRGRDIIFEPPQKGEPLNYFIFPYAELDGKEFKNIKFEINYKILN
- the tpx gene encoding thiol peroxidase → MNKVFIRGKPLTLEGEIPQINQRAPYFVALDENFSSKTLDDFKGKIKIISSVPSLDTPVCSNETKKLSELIKKFPEKDYVFITISMDLPFAQKRWCGLSEVNNVITLSDFKEKSFGQNYGVLIKENGLLARCVFIIDKDNIIKYIQLVNEITNEPDYDDIEKNLREVK